A stretch of Apostichopus japonicus isolate 1M-3 chromosome 9, ASM3797524v1, whole genome shotgun sequence DNA encodes these proteins:
- the LOC139972938 gene encoding fibrinogen-like protein A yields MGFACFRSLYFGFQQPAYPRDCKEVSNACSSTQNTSGVYLIKPDGYPEPFEAYCDNDLDTGGWTVLQRRRSDSVNFYRSWKDFRNGFGFLGSAFWIGNENIAYLTNQKRYQLRMDFENVAGETYYVTYDEFRISDEWGDYYISSLGTFERSDEIRTLTPREL; encoded by the exons ATGGGATTTGCCTGTTTCC GGTCTTTATACTTTGGCTTTCAACAACCTGCGTATCCGAGAGACTGCAAAGAAGTATCGAATGCATGTTCCTCTACCCAAAATACATCTGGAGTGTATcttattaaaccagatggctaTCCGGAACCATTTGAGGCTTACTGTGATAATGATCTTGAtactggtggatggacg GTATTACAGCGACGAAGATCGGATTCTGTAAATTTTTATAGAAGTTGGAAAGACTTCAGaaatggctttggctttctaGGGAGTGCGTTTTGGATCGGAAATGAGAACATTGCCtacttaacaaatcaaaagcggTACCAACTGAGGATGGACTTTGAGAACGTTGCTGGAGAAACTTACTATGTAACATACGACGAGtttcgtatctcagatgaatgggggGATTATTATATCTCTAGTTTAGGTACATTCGAAAGATCAGATG AAATCAGGACACTCACACCGAGAGAACTCTGA